The DNA window ATCAATCGAAAAATCAAATACTTTCCAGGATTTCTAAAATTTCTTCACCATAGTTTTCTATCTTGTGTTTTCCAAAACCCTTAATATCCAATAGCTCAGCTTTTTTGGCAGGTTTATATTTAGCTACTGATACCAACTCCTTATTACTGGCTATAAAATAGATCGGGAGATTTTGTTCTCTGGCTTTCTCAGATCTCCACAGTTTTAATGCATCTAATATCTTTTCTTCATCTGGATTCAACACATCACTTTCGGCTGCATATTTTACAATTTTCGGTTCTTTAACAGCGGATAAAACAACTTTCGATTCTTCAAAATACAAAACAACCGACCAATAATTTTCATCATGTACAAAAGCTGTTTCCGACTTGATAACGTCATGATTTCCAAGAAAATCATCTAATACCTGTTGATCTTTGTACAGATATTCTTCAGGCAATCTTATTTTAAAAACTTTTACCTTCATCATTTGTGTTTTTATTATATTATTTATTACCTCCTCCTAACAAGAGAATTTCATCAATTCTGATCTCTGTAA is part of the Chryseobacterium paludis genome and encodes:
- a CDS encoding HRDC domain-containing protein, translating into MMKVKVFKIRLPEEYLYKDQQVLDDFLGNHDVIKSETAFVHDENYWSVVLYFEESKVVLSAVKEPKIVKYAAESDVLNPDEEKILDALKLWRSEKAREQNLPIYFIASNKELVSVAKYKPAKKAELLDIKGFGKHKIENYGEEILEILESI